In a genomic window of Azospirillum baldaniorum:
- the uxuA gene encoding mannonate dehydratase, producing MEQTWRWFGPDDVIRLNHIRQTGATGIVTALHQIPYGVVWSVEEIEERKAMIAADPSLGLRWSVVESLPVHESIKIGEGDLAPLFDNYRQSLRNLAACGVTTVCYNFMPILDWTRTDLAAPVPGGGTSLRFNAHEHAAFDVFMLERPGAEDDHSPEVLARARAWFDKASEDDKKTLLANIMAGLPGAFDRYDIPGLRKMLDRYKDMSHGALRETLARFLREVIPTAEEVGIRMCIHPDDPPRPLMGLPRIVSNEDDLDFIVNVIDSEANGITFCTGSLGAGAKNDVPAMIKRFAPKVTFAHLRNVKKDPDGSFQEAEHLGGDVDMVSVVTTLLEEQKRRKDAGNPNWRIPFRPDHGHELLDDVGKKTHPGYPAIGRLRGLAEIRGVMTAVASMRQLPV from the coding sequence ATGGAACAGACTTGGCGTTGGTTCGGCCCGGACGATGTGATCCGGCTCAACCACATCCGTCAGACCGGCGCCACCGGCATCGTCACCGCCCTGCACCAGATCCCCTACGGCGTGGTCTGGTCGGTCGAGGAGATCGAGGAGCGCAAGGCGATGATCGCCGCCGACCCCTCGCTCGGCCTGCGCTGGAGCGTGGTGGAAAGCCTGCCGGTCCATGAGTCCATCAAGATCGGCGAAGGCGATCTGGCCCCGCTGTTCGACAATTACCGCCAGTCGCTGCGCAACCTCGCGGCCTGCGGGGTGACGACGGTCTGCTACAACTTCATGCCGATCCTCGACTGGACCCGCACCGACCTCGCCGCGCCGGTGCCGGGCGGCGGCACCTCGCTGCGCTTCAACGCCCATGAGCACGCCGCCTTCGACGTCTTCATGCTGGAGCGCCCGGGCGCCGAGGACGACCATTCGCCCGAGGTCCTGGCCCGCGCCCGCGCCTGGTTCGACAAGGCGTCGGAGGACGACAAGAAGACGCTTCTCGCCAACATCATGGCCGGCCTGCCGGGCGCCTTCGACCGCTACGACATCCCGGGCCTGCGCAAGATGCTCGACCGCTACAAGGACATGAGCCACGGCGCGCTGCGCGAGACGCTGGCCCGCTTCCTGCGCGAGGTGATCCCGACCGCGGAAGAGGTGGGCATCCGCATGTGCATCCACCCCGATGACCCGCCGCGTCCGCTGATGGGGCTGCCGCGCATCGTCAGCAACGAGGACGACCTGGACTTCATCGTCAACGTCATCGATTCCGAGGCCAACGGCATCACCTTCTGCACCGGCTCGCTCGGCGCCGGGGCGAAGAACGACGTGCCGGCGATGATCAAGCGCTTCGCCCCGAAGGTCACTTTCGCCCATCTGCGCAACGTGAAGAAGGACCCCGACGGCTCCTTCCAGGAAGCCGAGCATCTGGGCGGCGACGTCGACATGGTGTCGGTCGTCACCACGCTGCTTGAGGAGCAGAAGCGCCGCAAGGACGCCGGCAACCCGAACTGGCGCATCCCCTTCCGCCCCGACCACGGCCACGAGCTGCTGGACGACGTGGGCAAGAAGACCCACCCCGGCTACCCGGCGATCGGGCGTCTGCGCGGTCTGGCGGAGATTCGTGGCGTGATGACCGCCGTGGCCTCGATGCGCCAGCTCCCGGTCTGA
- a CDS encoding mannitol dehydrogenase family protein, with translation MRLSPDTLPSLRHGAQRPGYDRAALTTGIVHLGIGAFHRAHQAVYTDDALARSFGPWGIAGVSLRSPDTRDALEPQGGLYTVAVRDAAGERLRVIGSVTQLLVAPEDPAAVLDLLTRPSVRIVTLTVTEKGYCHDPATGALNEAHPDIVHDLANPESPRSVPGFLVEALIRRRAAGVEPFTVLSCDNLPSNGDTAAGLLRRYAELRDPALGTWFAGNVACPNSMVDRIVPATTDADRDRVSDGLGLRDSWPVVTEPFSQWVIEDRFPTGRPAWELEGAELVPDVHPYETMKLRLLNGSHSTLAYLGYLAGYETVSDTMADPAFARLIRGLMDEEAGPTLHMPPGADLGHYKDALIERFRNPALRHRTWQIAMDGTQKLPQRLLGTIRDRLAAGAPIDRLALGVAAWMRYVSGTDEAGRPIDVRDPMAARLAELAAEAGPDADRLATALFGLTAVFGDDLPRDPRFTAAVTDALRRLYAEGARAVVQSVAPAAG, from the coding sequence ATGCGCCTGAGCCCCGACACGCTGCCCTCGCTGCGCCATGGCGCGCAGCGTCCCGGCTATGACCGTGCCGCGCTGACCACCGGAATCGTCCATCTGGGCATCGGCGCCTTCCACCGCGCCCATCAGGCCGTCTACACCGACGACGCCCTGGCCCGGTCCTTCGGTCCCTGGGGCATCGCCGGGGTCAGCCTGCGCAGCCCCGACACGCGCGACGCGCTGGAGCCGCAGGGCGGCCTTTATACTGTTGCCGTGCGCGACGCCGCCGGCGAGCGGCTGCGGGTGATCGGCTCGGTCACCCAGCTGCTGGTCGCTCCGGAGGACCCCGCCGCGGTGCTGGACCTCCTGACGCGCCCCTCCGTCCGCATCGTCACGCTGACCGTCACGGAGAAGGGCTACTGCCACGACCCGGCGACCGGCGCGCTGAACGAGGCTCATCCGGACATCGTCCATGACCTCGCCAACCCGGAAAGCCCGCGCAGCGTGCCAGGCTTCCTGGTGGAGGCTCTGATCCGCCGCCGCGCCGCCGGGGTGGAGCCCTTCACGGTGCTGAGCTGCGACAACCTTCCGAGCAACGGCGACACCGCCGCGGGCCTGCTGCGTCGCTACGCCGAGCTGCGCGACCCCGCTCTGGGGACGTGGTTCGCCGGGAACGTCGCCTGCCCGAACAGCATGGTGGACCGCATCGTGCCGGCCACCACCGACGCCGACCGCGACCGCGTGTCGGACGGGCTGGGCCTGCGCGACTCCTGGCCGGTGGTGACCGAGCCGTTCAGCCAGTGGGTGATCGAGGACCGCTTCCCCACCGGGCGCCCGGCCTGGGAGCTGGAGGGCGCGGAGCTGGTCCCCGACGTCCATCCCTATGAGACGATGAAGCTGCGCCTGCTGAACGGCAGCCACTCCACGCTGGCCTATCTCGGCTATCTCGCCGGCTACGAGACGGTGTCGGACACCATGGCCGATCCGGCCTTCGCCCGGCTGATCCGCGGTCTGATGGACGAGGAGGCCGGTCCGACCCTGCACATGCCGCCGGGCGCCGACCTCGGCCATTACAAGGACGCGCTGATCGAGCGCTTCCGCAACCCGGCCCTGCGCCACCGCACCTGGCAGATCGCCATGGACGGCACGCAGAAGCTGCCGCAGCGTCTGCTCGGCACCATCCGCGACCGGCTGGCCGCCGGGGCGCCGATCGACCGGCTGGCGCTGGGGGTGGCGGCCTGGATGCGTTACGTCTCCGGCACCGACGAGGCCGGCCGTCCCATCGACGTGCGCGACCCCATGGCCGCCAGGCTCGCCGAGCTGGCGGCGGAGGCCGGACCGGACGCCGACCGTTTGGCGACCGCCCTGTTCGGGCTGACCGCCGTCTTCGGCGACGACCTGCCGCGCGACCCGCGCTTCACCGCCGCGGTGACCGACGCGCTGCGCCGGCTCTACGCCGAGGGCGCCCGCGCCGTCGTGCAATCGGTCGCGCCAGCGGCGGGCTGA
- a CDS encoding GntR family transcriptional regulator, with protein sequence MTDSPTSSAPTDIRGPRLHGVYDALRAAVLSGEIRPGEGISETRVAARYGVSRTPVREAFRRLADEGFLRIVPQVGTFVAPIQLSAVSDSQFIRETLECRTVRLAAERAEAADVASLTRLLDSHRAVMSPDRHSEFFALDEATHAELARIAGRPAVWDLLVAVKAQLDRVRFLSLHSEGWAAKIVGEHQSIVDRVAARDPDGAEEAMRAHLRTVFAAVDEIARTNSHFFET encoded by the coding sequence ATGACCGACTCGCCGACCTCATCCGCCCCCACCGATATCCGCGGCCCCCGCCTGCACGGGGTCTACGACGCCCTGCGCGCCGCCGTGCTGTCGGGGGAGATCCGCCCCGGCGAGGGGATTTCGGAAACCCGCGTGGCCGCCCGCTACGGCGTCAGCCGCACCCCGGTGCGCGAGGCCTTCCGCCGGCTGGCCGACGAGGGGTTCCTGCGCATCGTGCCGCAGGTCGGCACCTTCGTGGCGCCGATCCAACTCTCCGCGGTGTCCGACAGCCAATTCATCCGCGAGACCCTGGAATGCCGGACCGTCCGTCTGGCCGCCGAGCGGGCGGAGGCGGCGGACGTCGCCTCGCTCACCCGGCTTCTCGACTCGCACCGCGCGGTGATGTCCCCCGACCGTCATTCCGAGTTCTTCGCCCTGGACGAGGCCACCCACGCCGAGCTGGCGCGCATCGCCGGGCGTCCGGCGGTGTGGGACCTGCTGGTCGCCGTCAAGGCGCAGCTCGACCGCGTGCGCTTCCTGTCGCTGCACAGCGAAGGCTGGGCGGCCAAGATCGTCGGCGAGCACCAGAGCATCGTGGACCGCGTCGCTGCCCGTGATCCCGACGGGGCGGAGGAGGCCATGCGTGCCCATCTGCGCACCGTCTTCGCGGCGGTGGACGAGATCGCCCGAACCAACAGCCACTTCTTCGAGACGTAA
- a CDS encoding TRAP transporter substrate-binding protein, which yields MHLSTRGIRAALLAACAACTLLATPVVARDFRSADIHPADYPTVEAVKYVDKLLKERTGGKLGVKVYPNGALGTEKDTIEQLKIGGLDMMRINVAPLNNVVPETMVTALPFIFRSTEHMRAVLDGPIGDEILAAMESQGMIGLAFYDSGSRSMYSAAKPYKTLADMKGAKIRVQQSDLFVAMIQALGANATPMPFGEVYTALKTGIVDAAENNYPSYESSRHFEAAKYFTLTEHAMAPEVLVFSKVSWDRLSKDDQAAIRKAAKDSVPYMRKLWDEREQKSKDVVVKAGAQIVEVTNKQEFIDAMAPVYKQFASTPKLDGLVKRIQDTK from the coding sequence ATGCATCTTTCGACCCGCGGTATCCGCGCCGCCCTGCTCGCCGCCTGCGCGGCCTGCACCCTGCTCGCCACCCCGGTCGTGGCCCGCGACTTCCGCTCCGCGGACATCCACCCGGCCGACTACCCGACCGTCGAGGCGGTGAAGTACGTCGACAAGCTCCTGAAGGAGCGGACCGGCGGCAAGCTCGGCGTGAAGGTCTACCCGAACGGCGCGCTGGGCACCGAGAAGGACACCATCGAGCAGTTGAAGATCGGCGGGCTCGACATGATGCGCATCAACGTGGCGCCGCTGAACAACGTCGTCCCGGAGACGATGGTCACCGCCCTGCCCTTCATCTTCCGCTCCACCGAGCACATGCGCGCCGTGCTGGACGGTCCGATCGGCGACGAGATCCTGGCGGCCATGGAAAGCCAGGGCATGATCGGCCTCGCCTTCTACGACAGCGGCTCGCGCAGCATGTATTCGGCCGCCAAGCCCTACAAGACGCTGGCCGACATGAAGGGCGCCAAGATCCGCGTCCAGCAGTCCGACCTGTTCGTCGCCATGATCCAGGCGCTGGGCGCCAACGCCACGCCGATGCCCTTCGGCGAGGTCTACACCGCGCTGAAGACCGGCATCGTCGACGCAGCGGAGAACAACTACCCGTCCTACGAATCCTCGCGCCACTTCGAAGCCGCCAAGTACTTCACCCTGACCGAGCACGCGATGGCGCCGGAAGTGCTGGTCTTCTCCAAGGTCTCGTGGGACCGCCTGTCGAAGGACGACCAGGCCGCCATCCGCAAGGCCGCCAAGGACTCCGTCCCCTACATGCGCAAGCTGTGGGACGAGCGTGAGCAGAAGTCCAAGGACGTGGTCGTGAAGGCCGGCGCCCAGATCGTCGAGGTTACGAACAAGCAGGAGTTCATCGACGCGATGGCTCCCGTCTACAAGCAGTTCGCGAGCACGCCGAAGCTGGACGGCCTCGTGAAGCGCATCCAGGACACGAAGTAA
- a CDS encoding GntR family transcriptional regulator: MASTSRRALDAQPPGTAPGTVPGKAPKTVLGTAKEPRLSARATATAEIYRSLRGDIVAMRRKPGEPIVEKHVAESFGVSRTPVREALLRLADDGLVEIFPQSGTFVARIPVNALPEAVVIRTSLECTAVRYAAVRAARSQIAALRANVLLQQETAAAGDLDGFHEADEEFHRLISDIAGFPGLWTMAQQVKMQVDRYRRLTLPEPGRIPHVLAEHGGIVDAIAARDPAEAERLMVIHLGALLESVPNTQGANPFFFSGAQPDSPSKTKKESTPS, translated from the coding sequence ATGGCTTCGACCTCCAGGCGCGCCCTGGATGCTCAACCGCCCGGAACCGCTCCGGGGACCGTGCCCGGCAAGGCGCCCAAAACCGTTTTGGGAACCGCGAAGGAACCGCGCCTGTCCGCCCGCGCCACGGCCACCGCGGAGATTTACCGGTCGTTGCGCGGGGACATCGTGGCCATGCGGCGCAAGCCGGGGGAGCCCATTGTGGAGAAGCACGTCGCGGAGTCCTTCGGCGTCAGCCGCACCCCGGTGCGTGAGGCTCTGCTGCGGCTGGCCGACGACGGGCTGGTCGAAATCTTCCCGCAGTCCGGCACCTTCGTCGCGCGCATCCCGGTCAACGCCCTTCCCGAAGCTGTGGTGATCCGCACCTCGCTGGAATGCACCGCGGTCCGCTACGCCGCCGTCCGCGCCGCGCGCAGTCAGATCGCAGCGCTGCGGGCCAACGTCCTGCTCCAGCAGGAGACGGCGGCGGCGGGCGACCTCGACGGCTTCCACGAGGCCGACGAGGAATTCCACCGCCTGATTTCCGACATCGCCGGCTTCCCCGGCCTGTGGACCATGGCCCAGCAGGTGAAGATGCAGGTGGACCGCTACCGCCGCCTGACCCTGCCGGAGCCGGGCCGCATCCCGCATGTGCTGGCCGAACACGGCGGCATCGTCGACGCCATCGCCGCGCGCGACCCGGCCGAGGCGGAGCGGCTGATGGTCATCCATCTCGGCGCCCTGCTGGAGTCCGTCCCGAACACCCAGGGGGCCAACCCCTTCTTCTTCTCCGGCGCCCAGCCGGACAGCCCGTCGAAGACGAAGAAAGAAAGCACTCCGTCATGA
- a CDS encoding TRAP transporter large permease: MELTILAVTFFGFLVLGIPVAFAIGLSALCTILYEGLPVAVIFQQMMSGMNVFSFLAIPFFVFSGELMLHGGVADKIVATAKNMVGHIRGGLGMSNVVACTLFGGVAGSPVADVSAMGAVMIPMMKREGYHADYAVNVTTHAALVGALMPTSHNMIIYALAAGGKASIGALIAAGIVPALLLMVCNLGAAYYVAVKRGYPPGTFPGWSILGRSFAAAAPGLLIVVIILAGITSGVFTATESASIAVIYALLLTTFVYRTLTWDHFLAAAAKTVKTTGVVLLLIGVSTMFQYIMGLYQVAEITGELMAGISTNPLVIFLLINIILFLLGTFMDMASTILICTPIFLPIAMQYGMDPVQFGIVMLINCALGLNTPPVGTTQFIGCAIGEISVGQVMRSILPFYGALFVTLLLVTYVPAFSLWLPHLLMR; encoded by the coding sequence ATGGAACTGACCATTCTCGCCGTCACCTTCTTCGGCTTCCTCGTCCTGGGCATCCCGGTCGCCTTCGCCATCGGCCTGTCGGCGCTCTGCACCATCCTCTACGAGGGCCTCCCCGTCGCCGTCATCTTCCAGCAGATGATGTCCGGCATGAACGTCTTCTCCTTCCTCGCCATCCCCTTCTTCGTCTTCTCCGGCGAGCTGATGCTCCACGGCGGTGTGGCCGACAAGATCGTCGCCACCGCCAAGAACATGGTCGGCCACATCCGCGGCGGCCTGGGCATGTCCAACGTCGTCGCCTGCACGCTCTTCGGCGGCGTCGCCGGCTCCCCCGTCGCCGACGTCTCGGCCATGGGCGCCGTGATGATCCCGATGATGAAGCGCGAGGGCTACCACGCCGACTACGCCGTCAACGTCACCACCCACGCCGCCCTCGTCGGCGCGCTGATGCCGACCAGCCACAACATGATCATCTACGCGCTGGCCGCCGGCGGCAAAGCCTCCATCGGCGCGCTGATCGCCGCGGGCATCGTCCCCGCCCTGCTGCTGATGGTCTGCAACCTGGGTGCGGCCTACTACGTCGCGGTCAAGCGCGGCTATCCCCCCGGCACCTTCCCCGGCTGGTCCATCCTGGGCCGCTCCTTCGCCGCCGCCGCGCCGGGCCTGCTCATCGTCGTGATCATCCTGGCCGGCATCACGTCGGGCGTCTTCACCGCCACCGAGTCCGCCTCCATCGCGGTGATCTACGCGCTGCTGCTCACCACCTTCGTCTACCGCACGCTGACCTGGGACCACTTCCTGGCCGCCGCCGCCAAGACGGTCAAGACGACCGGCGTGGTCCTGCTGCTGATCGGCGTCTCGACGATGTTCCAGTACATCATGGGGCTGTATCAGGTGGCCGAGATCACCGGCGAGCTGATGGCCGGCATCTCGACCAACCCGCTGGTCATCTTCCTGCTGATCAACATCATCCTGTTCCTGCTCGGCACCTTCATGGACATGGCGAGCACGATCCTGATCTGCACGCCGATCTTCCTGCCCATCGCCATGCAGTACGGCATGGACCCGGTGCAGTTCGGCATCGTCATGCTGATCAACTGCGCGCTCGGCCTCAACACGCCGCCGGTCGGCACCACCCAGTTCATCGGCTGCGCCATCGGCGAGATCTCCGTCGGGCAGGTCATGCGCTCCATCCTCCCCTTCTACGGCGCCCTCTTCGTCACCCTCCTCCTCGTCACTTACGTTCCAGCCTTCTCACTCTGGCTCCCCCACCTCCTCATGCGCTGA
- the kduD gene encoding 2-dehydro-3-deoxy-D-gluconate 5-dehydrogenase KduD: MTNPFDLTGKTALVTGGNGGIGQAIAVALARAGADIAVAGRTPPDETRALVEGLGRRFAAIPADLSSIAPIPALMEETVGTLGGLDILVNNAGLIRRDDPLDFTEADWDAVLDVNLKSVFFLCQAFGRYALGNGRKGKIINIASMLSFQGGIRVPSYAASKSGIAGITRLLANEWAGKGINVNAIAPGYVATSVTTALRADERRNAEILARIPAGRWSEPADMGGPAVFLASDASDYVHGTILPVDGGWLAR; encoded by the coding sequence ATGACCAACCCCTTCGACCTCACCGGCAAGACCGCCCTGGTCACCGGCGGCAACGGCGGCATCGGGCAGGCCATCGCGGTCGCCCTGGCGCGGGCCGGCGCCGACATCGCCGTGGCCGGGCGCACCCCGCCGGACGAGACGCGAGCCCTGGTCGAGGGGCTGGGCCGCCGCTTCGCCGCCATCCCCGCCGACCTGTCGAGCATCGCCCCGATCCCCGCACTGATGGAGGAGACGGTCGGCACGCTCGGCGGGCTGGACATCCTGGTCAACAACGCCGGGCTGATCCGCCGCGACGACCCGCTGGACTTCACCGAGGCCGACTGGGACGCCGTGCTGGACGTGAACCTGAAGTCGGTCTTCTTCCTCTGCCAAGCCTTCGGGCGCTACGCGCTGGGCAACGGGCGAAAGGGCAAGATCATCAACATCGCCTCCATGCTGTCCTTCCAGGGCGGCATCCGCGTGCCCTCCTACGCGGCGTCGAAGAGCGGCATCGCCGGGATCACCCGGCTGCTCGCCAACGAATGGGCGGGCAAGGGCATCAACGTGAACGCCATCGCGCCGGGCTACGTCGCGACCAGCGTCACCACCGCGCTGCGCGCCGACGAGCGCCGCAACGCCGAAATTCTGGCCCGCATCCCCGCCGGACGCTGGAGCGAGCCCGCCGACATGGGCGGTCCCGCGGTGTTCCTGGCCTCCGATGCGTCCGATTACGTCCACGGCACGATCCTGCCGGTGGACGGCGGCTGGCTCGCCCGCTGA
- a CDS encoding PQQ-dependent sugar dehydrogenase, which yields MGRTAALMTATTLAACLSVTDASAVDKVFKTEKAMVSVKTVASGLSHPWGLAFLPDGRMLVTEKDGRLRIVAPDGTVSAPVKGVPKVDDRGQGGLLDVALDPEFAQNRFVYLSFSEPGTEDGTNSTAVARGVLNADETALTDVRVIFSQKPKVESRMHYGSRLVFDRQGHLYVTLGERSLEQFRTQAQDLDSHLGKVVRINRDGSVPADNPFVNQSGALPEIWSYGHRNIQGAALNPQTGALWINEHGPRGGDEVNVPEPGKNYGWPVVSYGVNYNGTPIGTGKSSAPGMEEPVYQWTPVIGSSGMTFYTADTLPGWKGSLFNGGLATKEVVRLELDGNKVKHEERMFRDLGKRIRQVSQGPDGALYLLTDENRGEILRVTPAGKP from the coding sequence ATGGGCCGAACCGCCGCCCTGATGACCGCCACCACCCTTGCGGCTTGCCTGAGCGTCACCGACGCGAGCGCCGTGGACAAGGTGTTCAAAACCGAGAAGGCCATGGTGTCGGTGAAGACCGTCGCCAGCGGCCTCAGCCATCCCTGGGGACTGGCCTTCCTGCCCGACGGGCGGATGCTGGTGACCGAGAAGGACGGCCGGTTGCGCATCGTGGCGCCGGACGGTACGGTCTCCGCCCCGGTGAAGGGCGTGCCGAAGGTCGACGACCGCGGGCAGGGTGGCCTGCTCGATGTGGCGCTGGACCCGGAGTTCGCGCAGAACCGCTTCGTCTATCTCAGCTTCTCCGAGCCCGGGACGGAGGACGGCACCAACTCCACCGCCGTGGCGCGCGGCGTGCTGAACGCCGACGAGACCGCCCTGACCGACGTCCGGGTGATCTTCTCGCAGAAGCCCAAGGTGGAAAGCCGGATGCATTACGGGTCCCGGCTGGTCTTCGACCGTCAGGGCCACCTGTACGTGACCCTGGGCGAACGCTCGCTGGAGCAGTTCCGGACGCAGGCGCAGGACCTCGACTCGCATCTGGGCAAGGTGGTGCGGATCAACCGCGACGGTTCGGTGCCCGCCGACAACCCCTTCGTGAACCAGTCCGGCGCGCTGCCGGAAATCTGGTCCTACGGTCACCGCAACATCCAGGGCGCCGCCTTGAATCCGCAGACCGGCGCGCTGTGGATCAACGAGCACGGCCCGCGCGGCGGCGACGAGGTCAATGTCCCCGAACCGGGAAAGAATTACGGCTGGCCGGTGGTGTCCTACGGCGTGAACTACAACGGGACGCCGATCGGGACGGGCAAGTCGAGCGCGCCCGGCATGGAAGAGCCGGTGTACCAGTGGACTCCGGTCATCGGCTCCTCCGGCATGACCTTCTACACGGCGGACACGCTGCCCGGCTGGAAGGGCAGCCTGTTCAACGGCGGGCTGGCGACCAAGGAGGTCGTGCGGCTCGAACTCGACGGCAACAAGGTGAAGCACGAGGAGCGCATGTTCCGCGATCTCGGCAAGCGCATCCGACAGGTCAGCCAGGGGCCGGATGGCGCGCTCTATCTGCTGACCGACGAGAATCGGGGCGAGATCCTGCGGGTGACTCCGGCGGGCAAACCGTAA
- a CDS encoding cupin domain-containing protein, with protein sequence MSTDVFVIDEAVDWQDLGAGVRRKILGHNDAMMMVRVEFETGAIGPQHRHPHVQCAVVEKGAFDVTIEGVTRRLGTGDGYMVPSNALHGVVALEPGVLLDIFTPPREDFLA encoded by the coding sequence ATGAGCACGGACGTTTTCGTGATCGACGAGGCGGTGGACTGGCAGGATCTGGGCGCCGGGGTGCGCCGCAAGATCCTGGGCCACAACGACGCCATGATGATGGTGCGCGTGGAGTTCGAGACCGGCGCCATCGGGCCGCAGCACCGCCACCCGCACGTCCAGTGCGCCGTGGTCGAGAAGGGCGCCTTCGACGTCACCATCGAGGGCGTCACCCGGCGGCTGGGCACCGGCGACGGCTACATGGTGCCGTCCAACGCCCTGCACGGCGTCGTGGCGCTGGAGCCGGGCGTCCTGCTCGACATCTTCACGCCCCCGCGCGAGGACTTCCTCGCCTGA
- a CDS encoding TRAP transporter small permease, producing the protein MEIELQAMDHSPPRSAGLLTRVNARLAWSGMCVAMVGLMAIVCVVFYQVFGRYVLNDSPTWAESLAIVLVLYVTLIGAAVGVRDAGHIGLESFLVMLPDAIRRKVEIVIYALVGVFGACMAYNGWLLGNSVAAYYIPNLHVSEAVRYIPLVLSGVLIVLFAIEHVVAIIRGEEVAPSWN; encoded by the coding sequence ATGGAAATCGAGCTGCAAGCAATGGACCACAGCCCCCCGCGGAGCGCGGGCCTGCTGACGCGGGTGAACGCGCGTCTGGCGTGGTCGGGGATGTGCGTGGCGATGGTCGGCCTGATGGCCATCGTCTGTGTGGTGTTCTATCAGGTCTTCGGCCGCTACGTGCTGAACGACTCGCCGACCTGGGCGGAGAGCCTGGCCATCGTGCTGGTCCTCTACGTCACCCTCATCGGCGCCGCCGTCGGGGTGCGCGACGCCGGCCACATCGGCCTGGAATCCTTCCTCGTCATGCTGCCCGACGCCATCCGCCGCAAGGTCGAGATCGTCATCTACGCCCTCGTCGGCGTCTTCGGCGCCTGCATGGCCTACAACGGCTGGCTCCTCGGCAATTCCGTCGCCGCCTACTACATCCCCAACCTGCACGTCTCCGAAGCCGTCCGCTACATCCCGCTCGTGCTCTCCGGCGTCCTGATCGTGCTTTTCGCCATCGAACACGTCGTCGCCATCATCCGCGGCGAGGAGGTCGCGCCGTCATGGAACTGA
- the mgrA gene encoding L-glyceraldehyde 3-phosphate reductase, which yields MQSHYRADPARYTGMTYRRSGRSGLDLPAISLGLWQNFGGTDVFETGRAVLRRAFDRGVTHFDLANNYGPPPGSAEENFGRVLATDFKAHRDELIVSTKAGYDMWPGPYGSWGSRKYLTASLDQSLTRMGLDYVDIFYSHRVDPRTPLEETMGALDHAVRQGKALYVGISSYSPEMTRRAAAILKDLGTPCLIHQPSYSMLNRWIEGGLLDALEETGIGCIAFSPLAQGMLTTKYLNGQPTDARAAKGGTLKAHFLSPENLERVRALDAIATRRGQTLAQMAIAWVLRDPRVTSALVGARNVEQLDNSLDALKNTAFTPEELAEIDRHAVDGGLNLWQNSSNAEAG from the coding sequence ATGCAATCGCACTACCGCGCCGATCCGGCCCGCTACACGGGCATGACCTACCGCCGCAGCGGGCGGAGCGGGCTCGACCTGCCGGCCATTTCGCTGGGGCTGTGGCAGAATTTCGGCGGCACCGACGTGTTCGAGACCGGGCGCGCCGTGCTGCGCCGGGCCTTCGACCGCGGCGTCACCCATTTCGACCTCGCCAACAACTACGGCCCGCCGCCGGGCTCGGCGGAGGAGAATTTCGGGCGCGTCCTGGCGACCGACTTCAAGGCCCACCGTGACGAGCTGATCGTCTCCACCAAGGCCGGCTATGACATGTGGCCCGGCCCCTATGGAAGCTGGGGCTCGCGCAAGTACCTGACGGCCAGCCTGGATCAGAGCCTCACGCGCATGGGGCTCGACTATGTGGACATCTTCTACTCGCACCGCGTTGATCCGCGCACCCCGCTGGAGGAGACGATGGGGGCGCTCGACCACGCCGTGCGGCAGGGCAAGGCGCTCTATGTCGGCATCTCCTCCTACTCGCCGGAGATGACGCGGCGGGCGGCGGCGATCCTCAAGGACCTCGGCACGCCCTGCCTGATCCACCAGCCGTCCTACTCGATGCTGAACCGTTGGATCGAGGGCGGTCTGCTCGACGCGCTGGAGGAGACCGGGATCGGCTGCATCGCCTTCTCGCCGCTGGCCCAGGGCATGCTGACCACCAAGTATCTGAACGGCCAGCCCACCGACGCCCGTGCCGCCAAGGGCGGCACGCTGAAGGCGCACTTCCTGTCGCCGGAGAATCTGGAGCGCGTGCGCGCCCTGGACGCCATCGCCACGCGGCGCGGCCAGACGCTGGCCCAGATGGCCATCGCCTGGGTGCTGCGCGACCCGCGCGTGACCTCCGCCCTGGTCGGTGCCCGCAACGTGGAGCAGCTCGACAACTCGCTCGATGCGCTGAAGAACACCGCCTTCACGCCGGAGGAGCTGGCCGAGATCGACCGCCACGCCGTCGATGGCGGGCTGAACCTCTGGCAGAACTCGTCGAACGCCGAAGCCGGCTGA